Genomic segment of Nitrospira sp.:
CGAGTAGATAGGCGAGCGTCACGCCGGCAAAGGCGGCATGGGCCGTTCCGGCGCCGGCAAAGGCGAGCCCGCGCAACACCACGAACACGCCGATGACGGAACAGACCGATCCGACCAAGGCAGCGGCCAGCAGGGAGCGTTGCATGAAATCGTAGGCGAGCAGTTCGAGCATCGTGTCAGTCGATCATGAGAAATGTGTCGGATCAGCAGGCCGAGTGGAGCGCGCGATCCGCACCCCGATGGCCCCAGCGCCGGACTCGCCGTTCAGCGTAGCCTCAATGGTGATGATGGTAATCCTCCACGATCACAAAGTCCTTGTCGGTGATCACCAATTCTTTCCCGTACACCTGGCTCAAAATATCCGGCTGCAATACCTCATGCGGCGGGCCGGCCGCAAACAGTTTCGTTTTGAGCAGCACCAACCGATCGACGCGTGAGCGAATCATGTTGATGTCGTGGGTAATCATGAGAATTGTGAGTTTCAATTGTTGATGCAGCTGCTGGATGAGTTCCACCACGCTATGTTGCGCCGTCAGATCGAGGCCGGTCGTGGGCTCATCCAGCAGGAGAATGCGGGGTTGTTGCGCCAGTGCTCGCGCAATGAAGACACGTTGCTGTTGCCCACCCGACAGCGCTCCCAGGGCCGAGTCCCGGTGGTGGTCCATGCCGACTTGCGTGAGGGCCTGCCGGGCGATGTCACGATCCTTTCCTGATGGGCGACGAAACAGGCCGAGCGCGCCGTATCGTCCCATCATGACGGCTTCCAATACGGTGACAGGAAAATTGCGGTCGAGCATGCCTTTTTGCGGGAGATATCCGATGAGGGCGCGATGGTGGCAACGAAGTTCCTCGCAGGCACAGTCGAGGACGCGGAGCGTGCCGCGTAACGGGGCCATCAAGCCGAGCACGGCGCGGCACAGGGTGGTTTTCCCCGAGCCGTTCGGGCCGATCACGCCGACGAATTCCGATTCCGGAATGGTCAGCGAAATATCCTCCAGCGCGATGGTGCCGGGAAATCCGAAGGTGGCATGGTCGAAACGGATAATGGGATGGGTCATGCGCGGCGTGGTCGATGAAGCTGCTGGGTTGTCGGTCGATGTCCGGTGGAGCGGCGGTTATGTCTGTTCCAGGGCCCGGGCCAATTGGAACACATTATAGCGGAGCATGTCGAGGTAGGTCTCGGTGCCCGGCACGCCTCCGGGAAGCGTCGTCAGCACGGCGATACGTGCGCCGGTTTCTCGTGCCAGCAGTTGCGGAACCTTCTGGTTGAGTTGCACCTCGGAAATGATGACTCGAATGTGGTCGCGTTTGATGGCCTCGATGAGCGAA
This window contains:
- a CDS encoding metal ABC transporter ATP-binding protein; this encodes MTHPIIRFDHATFGFPGTIALEDISLTIPESEFVGVIGPNGSGKTTLCRAVLGLMAPLRGTLRVLDCACEELRCHHRALIGYLPQKGMLDRNFPVTVLEAVMMGRYGALGLFRRPSGKDRDIARQALTQVGMDHHRDSALGALSGGQQQRVFIARALAQQPRILLLDEPTTGLDLTAQHSVVELIQQLHQQLKLTILMITHDINMIRSRVDRLVLLKTKLFAAGPPHEVLQPDILSQVYGKELVITDKDFVIVEDYHHHH